A stretch of the Candidatus Bathyarchaeota archaeon genome encodes the following:
- a CDS encoding radical SAM protein has product MLKHTKSLCPECLKVIDAMVFEENNVVYLRKECLDHGPFEDVYWSNYEQFERAMTFEQIGSGLENPRTEIKLNCPYDCGICPQHKSHTVLAIIDVTNRCNLRCPVCFATAGTTGYVYEPTKEEIKNMLVNLRSNKPIPTVALQYSGGEPTIRDDLPELIKMAKDLGIRHVEVNTNGLKMATSVDYCRKLKEAGMSTVYLQFDGVTPDVYKFTRGADLLEVKKRVIENCRKAGIDSIVLVVTLIKGINDQQIGDIIKFAIDNFDVVRCVNVQPVSFCGRVPEKERKEMRITIPDFMRLVEEQTGGKIKAKDFYPVPVVVPVSRAVGALKKKRYVEFTTHPHCGVATFVLVENGEIVPITRYADVDRFMNSLEKVWEESLKGHDSKAKMRLLTSIRYINFGFIRKYLWPVLRDGSYEALGDFQRKVLMISAMHFMDPYNFDLERVQRCCIHYATPDGRIIPFCTMNSIHRYNIERRIGVPLEEWNQKRGLQGQRNI; this is encoded by the coding sequence ATACTTAAACACACGAAGAGCTTATGCCCAGAATGCCTTAAAGTTATCGATGCCATGGTTTTTGAAGAGAATAATGTTGTCTACCTTAGGAAAGAGTGCCTAGACCATGGTCCATTTGAAGATGTGTACTGGTCCAATTATGAACAATTTGAACGCGCTATGACTTTTGAACAGATTGGCAGTGGACTTGAGAACCCTCGGACAGAGATTAAACTTAACTGTCCCTATGATTGTGGGATATGTCCTCAACATAAATCTCACACGGTCCTAGCGATAATAGATGTTACAAACCGCTGCAACCTGAGATGTCCCGTCTGCTTTGCTACTGCTGGAACTACGGGGTATGTATACGAGCCTACGAAGGAAGAAATAAAAAACATGCTTGTCAACCTGAGAAGCAATAAGCCTATCCCCACAGTTGCCCTACAGTATTCCGGCGGTGAGCCGACCATAAGAGATGATCTTCCAGAGCTCATCAAGATGGCGAAAGACCTAGGTATTAGACACGTGGAGGTTAATACAAATGGGCTTAAAATGGCCACAAGCGTAGACTATTGCCGTAAATTAAAGGAGGCTGGAATGAGCACAGTATACCTACAATTTGACGGTGTAACCCCGGATGTATACAAGTTTACTAGGGGCGCAGATCTATTAGAGGTAAAAAAGAGGGTTATTGAAAACTGTAGAAAAGCAGGTATTGACAGCATCGTGCTCGTGGTCACGTTAATCAAGGGGATAAATGATCAGCAGATCGGCGACATCATAAAGTTCGCTATTGACAACTTCGATGTGGTTCGATGCGTAAATGTGCAGCCAGTATCTTTCTGTGGCAGAGTACCTGAAAAGGAGAGGAAGGAAATGCGAATAACGATTCCGGATTTCATGAGACTTGTTGAAGAACAGACTGGAGGAAAGATTAAGGCAAAGGACTTTTACCCTGTTCCCGTCGTCGTACCCGTTTCACGTGCAGTAGGAGCATTAAAGAAGAAAAGGTATGTAGAGTTCACTACTCATCCACATTGCGGAGTTGCTACCTTCGTCCTTGTCGAGAATGGAGAGATAGTACCCATAACGAGATACGCTGATGTTGATAGGTTTATGAATTCTTTGGAAAAGGTTTGGGAAGAATCATTAAAGGGTCATGACTCTAAGGCCAAAATGCGGTTACTTACCTCAATTCGCTACATAAACTTTGGTTTCATCAGAAAATATCTTTGGCCAGTATTAAGGGATGGGAGCTATGAAGCTCTTGGTGACTTTCAAAGGAAAGTTCTTATGATATCAGCTATGCACTTCATGGATCCATACAACTTTGATCTCGAGAGAGTTCAAAGATGCTGCATACACTATGCAACACCGGATGGAAGAATAATACCCTTCTGCACAATGAACTCTATTCATAGGTATAACATTGAAAGAAGAATCGGTGTTCCCTTAGAAGAATGGAATCAAAAGCGCGGTCTTCAAGGTCAGAGAAACATATAA
- a CDS encoding glycosyltransferase family 2 protein, with protein MSNLSIFIPVYKESELLEQLLNTLLSDPFEDKEIFVIIDEPTPNSLGLEKKFSSKVTFIWNGKRKGKANALNEVIGKSSGEILLFLDSDVMIKNNSNGFLSRIYAETSKADIVEVKKFVIRDSILSRIVNYDYLGFNFTSWFLSKKLGKCLGLNGAAFAIRRETFIKLGGFRKVILEDLDIGIRSFREGLAYKFLDDIEIYTRAPPSWRQWFEQRKRWGIGGALWLRENLGYLLKIVKQHPSVVLPPLFFMFPFLPFFLFILFTPDELYVKTIYLALIFFSTQTSILLPPTAFTASSLALLKCFIPLVGSIGVYSSLFGWITRKMNTAFHPVEFAAFYLIYSPIWLLIIVVSIVKVYAKIGETRIDWKVDN; from the coding sequence ATGTCTAATCTCAGCATTTTCATCCCTGTCTATAAGGAGTCTGAACTTCTCGAACAGTTACTTAATACATTATTGTCTGACCCATTTGAAGATAAGGAAATATTCGTGATAATCGATGAACCGACGCCCAATAGTCTCGGTTTGGAGAAAAAGTTCAGCAGTAAAGTCACCTTTATATGGAACGGAAAGAGAAAGGGAAAAGCTAACGCATTAAACGAAGTCATCGGAAAATCTAGTGGAGAGATACTCCTCTTTCTTGATTCTGATGTGATGATAAAAAATAACTCAAATGGATTCTTATCTAGAATCTACGCCGAAACTTCAAAAGCTGATATAGTTGAGGTTAAGAAGTTCGTAATAAGAGATTCAATTCTTTCAAGAATTGTAAACTATGATTATCTTGGCTTCAATTTTACAAGCTGGTTCCTCTCAAAAAAACTTGGAAAGTGTTTAGGACTTAATGGAGCTGCATTTGCAATTAGGAGAGAGACTTTCATCAAGCTCGGCGGATTTAGAAAAGTGATTCTGGAAGATTTGGATATTGGAATAAGATCGTTCAGGGAAGGCTTAGCCTACAAGTTTCTTGATGATATTGAGATTTATACAAGGGCACCTCCATCTTGGCGACAATGGTTCGAACAAAGGAAACGCTGGGGAATTGGCGGTGCATTATGGCTTAGGGAAAATCTGGGATACCTACTAAAAATAGTCAAGCAGCATCCTTCCGTAGTTCTTCCACCTCTCTTCTTCATGTTTCCGTTTCTTCCCTTCTTCCTCTTCATTCTATTCACGCCTGACGAGTTATATGTAAAGACAATTTATCTCGCGTTAATTTTCTTCTCAACCCAAACCAGCATCCTCCTCCCTCCAACAGCATTTACAGCATCATCGCTTGCCCTCTTGAAGTGCTTTATACCATTGGTTGGAAGTATCGGAGTATACTCCTCACTTTTTGGCTGGATTACGAGAAAAATGAATACAGCGTTTCATCCGGTCGAGTTTGCGGCTTTCTACCTAATCTACTCTCCGATTTGGCTACTCATAATAGTCGTTAGCATAGTGAAAGTGTATGCTAAAATCGGTGAAACTAGAATTGACTGGAAAGTTGACAATTAA
- a CDS encoding M48 family metalloprotease has product MASNVYSFLIRTEIAPAYLGELLLFIYREYLVPLHRRFTNVRRWFENGREVLAFTAVDMHGFWYVDIEVAFGNPIEVKMFPFGDVPKDVLSRLKDDLIIAVQLFEEKMRQTTIYFAWVPEARMVPEKTVDRRRKLISRIFLGNMLVFFMIFIIMSYVLFITVTEVLGLPIEYYPLILVVLQFLTVLFSDKIVATMGDWTITPSSPYVHILQYHLSPEQFAFVKQNFGKERFLQMKKEIYDRTLSLGQPLTYEVARDVFHRHGLYIKPENLVIRTIDVYSIVKSVAEKFGIPIPKIMISNIIVPNAAATGPTPRLGLVLITTGLLVQLDEDEIYAVVGHELSHVKRRDPLALSILVNTEYLLRVYWLWNILYFFGLFYFFLAISVIYFIAKFFEARADLESAINLGTPEILANALRKIGYRRIQMERSQGNWLGTWFGMNPHPPVSFRVKRLESIENLRKIRHPFLQSIRDCIEGLLEDIKRI; this is encoded by the coding sequence ATGGCATCAAATGTTTACTCCTTCTTGATTAGAACGGAGATTGCTCCTGCATATCTGGGTGAACTGCTGCTTTTCATTTATCGTGAGTACCTAGTTCCGCTACATCGAAGATTTACAAATGTTAGACGTTGGTTTGAAAATGGTCGAGAAGTGCTAGCCTTTACAGCTGTGGACATGCATGGTTTTTGGTATGTCGACATTGAAGTTGCATTTGGCAATCCAATCGAAGTTAAAATGTTTCCTTTCGGCGATGTTCCAAAGGATGTTTTGTCTAGACTCAAGGATGACCTCATTATAGCGGTTCAGCTTTTCGAGGAAAAGATGCGGCAGACAACTATTTACTTTGCATGGGTTCCGGAGGCTAGGATGGTTCCAGAGAAAACTGTTGATAGAAGAAGAAAGCTGATAAGTAGGATTTTTTTGGGGAACATGCTTGTCTTCTTCATGATCTTTATTATTATGAGTTATGTCCTGTTTATAACGGTCACAGAAGTTCTTGGTTTACCCATTGAATATTATCCATTGATCCTCGTTGTCCTACAGTTCTTGACAGTTCTGTTTTCAGACAAGATCGTTGCAACTATGGGAGATTGGACGATAACCCCTTCGAGCCCATATGTTCACATTTTGCAGTATCATCTTTCGCCAGAACAGTTTGCTTTTGTTAAACAAAATTTCGGAAAGGAAAGGTTTCTTCAGATGAAAAAAGAGATTTACGATAGAACCTTAAGTCTGGGGCAACCTCTCACATATGAAGTTGCTAGAGACGTGTTCCATAGGCATGGTCTCTATATTAAACCTGAAAACTTAGTGATAAGAACTATTGATGTATATAGTATTGTAAAGAGCGTAGCTGAGAAATTCGGGATACCTATTCCAAAAATTATGATATCTAACATCATAGTGCCTAATGCAGCTGCGACGGGACCAACTCCGAGACTCGGTTTAGTTCTAATTACGACTGGTCTACTCGTTCAACTGGATGAGGACGAGATCTATGCCGTTGTTGGGCATGAGTTAAGTCACGTGAAAAGGAGGGATCCCTTAGCACTTTCTATCTTAGTCAACACCGAGTATCTTCTCAGAGTTTATTGGTTATGGAACATTCTCTACTTCTTTGGGTTGTTCTATTTCTTCTTAGCTATTTCCGTAATTTACTTTATAGCTAAGTTTTTTGAGGCTAGGGCGGATTTAGAGTCCGCAATAAACTTGGGCACGCCTGAAATTTTGGCCAATGCGCTTAGGAAAATAGGCTATCGGCGGATCCAAATGGAAAGGTCACAGGGTAACTGGCTTGGAACATGGTTCGGCATGAATCCTCATCCTCCAGTATCCTTCAGGGTTAAGCGACTTGAAAGTATTGAAAACCTTCGTAAGATTAGGCATCCCTTCTTACAGTCTATAAGGGATTGTATAGAAGGTCTACTCGAAGATATTAAACGAATTTAA
- a CDS encoding cyclophilin-like fold protein: protein MTRRIKIISEKIGEVEAELLEEKNPQTANAIWNALPIEARAYTWGDEIYFSIPVKLDEENAQEVVELGDIGYWPPGRGFCIFFGPTPISKKGEIRPADPVNVFARVKGDPKIFKKVKSGDKIRIEKA, encoded by the coding sequence TTGACTAGGAGAATTAAAATCATAAGTGAGAAGATTGGTGAAGTTGAAGCAGAACTACTTGAAGAAAAGAATCCCCAAACGGCAAATGCAATATGGAATGCCCTCCCAATTGAAGCTCGTGCATACACGTGGGGAGATGAAATATACTTTTCCATACCTGTAAAGCTTGATGAAGAGAACGCGCAGGAGGTCGTTGAACTCGGTGACATTGGATACTGGCCTCCTGGAAGAGGATTCTGTATATTCTTTGGACCAACACCTATAAGTAAGAAAGGCGAGATACGACCCGCCGACCCAGTTAACGTATTCGCTAGAGTAAAAGGCGATCCCAAAATATTCAAGAAAGTTAAGAGTGGAGACAAGATCCGAATAGAGAAAGCATAA
- a CDS encoding winged helix-turn-helix domain-containing protein — MSRRSQMEIYIDILKAVAEGRRRPTHVMCRANLSWTRLKRYIDFLASQDLIREEEEEGTIIFSLTQKGRDVISYFRRIEGDLYKRKRIIPSEVYVRP; from the coding sequence ATGTCTAGAAGGTCACAGATGGAAATCTATATAGACATCCTTAAGGCAGTTGCCGAGGGTAGAAGAAGACCAACCCACGTTATGTGCCGTGCAAATCTTTCATGGACAAGACTTAAAAGGTATATTGACTTCCTCGCGAGCCAAGATCTTATACGAGAGGAAGAAGAAGAGGGAACCATAATCTTCTCATTGACACAAAAAGGGAGAGATGTAATCTCCTATTTCCGTAGGATTGAAGGGGATCTTTACAAGAGAAAGCGGATCATCCCATCAGAAGTTTACGTGCGCCCATGA
- a CDS encoding energy-coupling factor ABC transporter ATP-binding protein, with the protein MIEIEDLHFRYPNGVEALRGITLEILDGEFVAIMGQNGAGKTTLVKHINGLLKPTKGKVIVDGVDTRQVSVAALSRNVGLVFQNPDHQLFSETVEEEIAFALRNFGFDERTVQERINWVLDLLDLAQYRKASPFMLSGGERKRLALASVLAWDPKIIIIDEPTIGQDSQQKESLKEFIFELNKQEKTVIIVSHDVEFVAECKPRIILMSNGRVIGDGAAQEILTNSELLTEASVALPEITQVFIKLSDLGFPKNVIDLYEAVDILSRAIGEKV; encoded by the coding sequence ATGATTGAAATTGAGGACTTACATTTCAGGTATCCTAACGGGGTTGAAGCGTTAAGGGGCATAACACTTGAAATACTTGACGGAGAGTTTGTGGCGATTATGGGGCAAAATGGAGCTGGCAAGACGACGCTTGTAAAGCATATTAATGGACTCTTAAAGCCGACGAAAGGAAAAGTTATTGTTGATGGAGTTGATACTAGGCAGGTCAGTGTGGCTGCGCTATCTCGGAATGTGGGTCTGGTCTTTCAGAATCCAGATCATCAGTTATTCAGTGAGACTGTAGAGGAGGAGATAGCGTTTGCGTTAAGGAATTTCGGGTTCGATGAAAGGACAGTGCAAGAAAGGATTAATTGGGTGTTGGATCTCTTAGATCTAGCGCAGTATCGAAAAGCCTCGCCCTTTATGCTTAGTGGTGGTGAAAGGAAAAGGTTAGCTTTGGCTTCCGTTTTAGCGTGGGATCCAAAAATTATAATTATAGATGAACCAACTATAGGTCAAGACAGCCAGCAGAAGGAGAGCCTTAAAGAGTTTATTTTTGAACTGAATAAACAAGAGAAGACGGTTATAATAGTGTCTCATGATGTGGAGTTTGTGGCAGAATGCAAACCTAGGATTATTCTTATGTCTAATGGCAGGGTGATCGGTGATGGAGCCGCCCAGGAGATTCTGACAAATTCTGAACTGCTTACCGAAGCCTCTGTGGCTCTTCCAGAGATCACACAAGTATTCATCAAGCTTTCAGACCTTGGCTTTCCAAAGAATGTTATCGACCTTTACGAGGCAGTTGACATACTCTCAAGGGCCATAGGTGAAAAGGTTTGA
- a CDS encoding cyclophilin-like fold protein: protein MNLNSESFIKTFQVPSFEGGRLSNNISRINIRIVVNGLGEAKGELIRFLAPRTVDAISRKLPLEGRAAIWENEVRVEVPIIVGEEKAKTVVEKGSIVYWPMGKTICIFYNDARSHGRVNMIGRVTENLDIFRQVKSGTKIRLEKSMSK, encoded by the coding sequence ATGAATTTGAATAGCGAATCCTTTATTAAAACTTTCCAAGTACCCTCTTTTGAGGGAGGCAGGCTGAGCAATAATATCTCGCGCATAAACATCAGAATCGTAGTTAACGGATTGGGCGAAGCAAAAGGTGAATTGATACGCTTTCTCGCTCCTAGAACCGTGGACGCTATATCGAGAAAACTGCCCCTTGAGGGTAGAGCGGCAATATGGGAGAACGAAGTCCGCGTTGAGGTTCCAATAATTGTTGGTGAAGAGAAAGCTAAGACTGTTGTAGAGAAGGGTTCAATCGTATATTGGCCTATGGGAAAGACCATCTGTATATTCTATAATGACGCGAGGTCGCATGGCAGAGTAAACATGATTGGCAGGGTAACTGAGAATCTAGATATTTTTCGACAGGTAAAAAGTGGAACGAAAATTAGGCTTGAGAAGAGCATGTCCAAGTAA
- a CDS encoding ATP-binding cassette domain-containing protein — MALIETKELTYTYPTGSRPAFEDINLKIERGEFVLLTGPSGCGKTTFCRCLNGLIPHFYRGRLEGEIVVAGLRVKDHPVCELARHVGMVFQNPENQLFALTVEKDVAFGLENLGYPRDEIRERIDWAMRITGVYDLKNRPPFELSGGQQQRVAIASVLAMRPEIIVLDEPTSFLDPLGARQIFEVINKLNKDLGITIILVEHRLDMTAKYVNRVVVMNNGKVVMDGDPRKVFTAEELRLVGVGVPKIVRLFESLRAKGFDLGKVPLSPEEVYQSILEVLKR; from the coding sequence TTGGCTCTAATAGAGACTAAAGAACTGACTTACACGTATCCCACGGGGAGTAGGCCAGCATTTGAAGATATAAATCTGAAGATTGAGAGAGGAGAGTTTGTACTCTTAACGGGCCCTAGTGGATGCGGAAAAACTACATTCTGTCGATGTCTCAACGGTTTGATACCCCATTTCTACCGAGGGAGACTTGAAGGGGAAATAGTGGTTGCAGGTCTTCGGGTCAAGGATCATCCAGTATGTGAACTAGCCCGGCATGTTGGTATGGTGTTTCAGAACCCTGAAAATCAACTATTCGCCCTAACGGTTGAAAAAGATGTTGCATTTGGTCTCGAGAACCTCGGTTACCCGAGGGATGAAATTCGTGAAAGGATCGATTGGGCGATGAGGATTACAGGCGTATATGATCTTAAAAATCGTCCACCATTTGAGCTTTCGGGGGGGCAACAGCAAAGAGTAGCAATCGCCTCGGTATTGGCGATGCGGCCTGAAATCATAGTCTTGGATGAGCCGACGAGTTTCCTAGATCCGCTGGGCGCTAGACAGATATTTGAGGTGATAAATAAACTGAACAAGGATTTGGGAATAACGATTATCCTTGTTGAGCATAGGCTTGATATGACGGCAAAGTATGTAAACCGCGTAGTAGTTATGAATAATGGTAAAGTGGTTATGGATGGGGACCCCAGAAAAGTCTTCACAGCTGAAGAATTGAGACTTGTAGGTGTTGGCGTACCTAAGATTGTTAGACTTTTCGAGTCTCTTAGAGCGAAGGGTTTCGACCTAGGTAAGGTTCCACTTAGTCCCGAGGAAGTCTATCAATCAATTTTGGAGGTTCTTAAAAGATGA
- a CDS encoding energy-coupling factor transporter transmembrane protein EcfT → MSIFDGFKFRSVSSPVHRLDPRVKFFYICVTFTVAIIFNNLIPLLVIFLMQIPFVVVAGVGREWTRSMRGALFFASIIFIVNFLSLHFYGYYSSVAYIVERSVTMTVRFLVLVETFSIFFLTTSPDLLGLALEQSGFPYDICFAFTTAVRFVPVLAEEAQTIVDAQKARGLELEGGNFVKRIKNYIPILVPLLVNSIRRSLELAETMESRAWGASRKRTNIYALKIGMKDVALTLFSIMLLTVSLYTHFFVEISPISQMFS, encoded by the coding sequence TTGAGCATTTTCGACGGGTTTAAATTCAGAAGTGTTTCATCCCCGGTTCATCGGCTGGATCCACGGGTCAAATTCTTCTATATCTGCGTGACTTTTACTGTTGCTATTATCTTTAATAATTTAATCCCGCTTTTAGTAATCTTTCTTATGCAGATTCCATTTGTTGTTGTAGCAGGAGTCGGGAGGGAATGGACACGTTCCATGCGGGGTGCCTTGTTTTTTGCGTCCATAATTTTCATTGTGAATTTCCTATCACTTCATTTCTACGGATATTACTCATCAGTTGCATACATTGTTGAGAGATCAGTTACGATGACAGTACGTTTTCTCGTGCTGGTCGAAACGTTCTCGATTTTCTTCCTAACAACATCACCCGACCTACTTGGTTTGGCACTTGAGCAAAGCGGTTTCCCATACGACATATGCTTTGCATTTACGACGGCGGTCCGCTTTGTTCCGGTTTTAGCAGAAGAAGCGCAGACAATTGTGGATGCGCAGAAGGCAAGGGGGCTTGAACTTGAAGGAGGCAACTTTGTCAAAAGGATTAAAAATTATATTCCAATTCTGGTGCCGCTGCTCGTGAACTCGATAAGAAGAAGTCTTGAACTTGCCGAAACTATGGAATCAAGGGCGTGGGGGGCAAGCAGAAAGCGAACCAATATATATGCGTTAAAGATCGGGATGAAAGATGTAGCGCTTACACTTTTCTCGATTATGCTGCTCACCGTCTCACTATACACGCATTTCTTTGTTGAAATCTCTCCGATTTCTCAAATGTTTTCCTAA
- a CDS encoding Lrp/AsnC ligand binding domain-containing protein, which yields MQVNVYIFIQVEKGEPWQVAKEVSRIEGVKTAHTVTGQYDVIVFAELESLDALKDLVKSIHQIEGVQHTQTAVCIP from the coding sequence ATGCAGGTGAACGTCTACATTTTTATCCAGGTAGAAAAGGGTGAACCTTGGCAGGTTGCAAAAGAGGTCTCAAGAATTGAGGGAGTCAAAACTGCTCATACAGTTACTGGTCAATACGATGTAATTGTTTTCGCCGAGCTTGAGAGCCTAGATGCACTCAAAGATTTGGTTAAAAGCATTCATCAAATAGAAGGCGTACAACATACTCAGACAGCAGTATGTATACCATAG
- a CDS encoding 30S ribosomal protein S25e, which produces MGGGKKKPTLSQLAKSQLKEEAKTDSKSSKRSGPAATEKKTLRILSPDLDDKSIIKEIEKMKVLTPYSVASRFNIRLSVAKDFLEELQRKGIITFVYGGGNVKIYRPAVQ; this is translated from the coding sequence ATGGGAGGAGGAAAAAAGAAGCCAACATTATCACAACTAGCTAAAAGTCAATTGAAAGAAGAAGCTAAAACTGACAGCAAATCTTCGAAGCGTAGTGGTCCAGCAGCTACAGAAAAAAAGACGCTTCGAATCCTTTCTCCAGATTTAGACGATAAAAGCATTATTAAAGAGATTGAAAAGATGAAAGTTCTAACCCCATATTCGGTTGCTTCCAGATTTAACATTCGGCTAAGCGTAGCCAAAGACTTTCTGGAGGAGCTACAGCGCAAAGGTATCATAACATTTGTGTATGGAGGAGGAAACGTAAAGATCTATAGACCTGCGGTGCAATAG
- a CDS encoding malate dehydrogenase, with protein MDKVAIVGVGNLGSCIAYEVANRGIVDELVLIDLYKELAEGHAEDIAQAIAFRNDTDVFAGDYSEIRGAKIIVVAAGKPRTPDMKSRMELLESNRRIIESVASEIKSHLSGKRPIIITLTNPVDVMNYLMQKATNIDRMRVIGSAGMLDSSRFRTILKQRFNVQVTDIETYVIGEHGEHQVPLFSHVKIKGEKKTFDLKEQEEILREIKSSASRIISKKGATIFAPANNTVNMIEMILKNEKKICICSVLLCGEYGLRDVSIGVPVILGPSGVEKILEYDLSEVEKQRFIEGANYIKAAINDVLKK; from the coding sequence ATGGATAAAGTGGCAATTGTCGGTGTCGGAAATTTAGGTTCATGCATAGCCTATGAGGTAGCAAATAGGGGCATTGTTGATGAGCTAGTCTTGATTGACCTGTATAAGGAACTTGCTGAGGGACATGCTGAGGATATTGCGCAGGCCATTGCTTTTCGAAATGACACAGATGTTTTCGCAGGAGATTATAGCGAAATCAGAGGGGCTAAGATAATTGTTGTAGCAGCTGGAAAACCCAGAACTCCGGACATGAAGTCTAGAATGGAACTTCTAGAATCGAACAGGCGGATAATTGAGTCTGTAGCCTCTGAGATTAAATCTCACCTGTCAGGAAAACGGCCGATCATTATCACTCTCACTAATCCTGTAGATGTTATGAACTACCTCATGCAGAAAGCCACCAACATAGACCGTATGAGGGTAATCGGCAGTGCAGGTATGTTGGATTCATCGAGATTCAGAACAATTCTCAAGCAGCGGTTTAATGTTCAGGTCACAGATATAGAAACGTACGTTATCGGAGAGCATGGAGAGCATCAAGTACCATTATTCAGCCACGTTAAGATTAAAGGGGAAAAGAAAACATTTGATTTAAAGGAGCAGGAAGAGATTCTCAGAGAGATTAAATCGTCTGCCTCCAGGATAATATCTAAGAAGGGTGCAACTATTTTTGCTCCAGCAAATAATACGGTTAACATGATCGAGATGATCCTGAAAAACGAAAAGAAGATCTGCATATGTTCTGTCCTATTATGTGGGGAGTACGGCCTTCGAGACGTAAGCATTGGGGTCCCGGTTATTCTTGGACCGAGCGGCGTCGAAAAGATTCTCGAATACGACTTGAGCGAGGTAGAGAAGCAGAGGTTCATCGAAGGGGCCAATTATATTAAGGCGGCGATAAATGATGTGCTTAAAAAATGA
- a CDS encoding TrmB family transcriptional regulator, with protein sequence MAEEISNVAKEILSGLGLTEYEIRAYINLLRVGATTAGQISKDANIPYSKIYEVLNSLERKGWVESRSERPKRYYPKSPVEAVEAERLRIEKRMKHLSEKILEELQPLYVRREIREKPDIWILRGEFDATAKLKEIIFGAESEAMLALPASIKPLIQLIKESLILAKSRGVKVFVLVSDGFEEYIDLLMGIGEVRRRDNMFGGGVIVDGREALLYLGDAKHPLVIWADHIGLVKFAKDYFQHLWNTAKDFE encoded by the coding sequence GTGGCCGAAGAAATTAGCAATGTAGCAAAAGAAATCTTAAGTGGTCTAGGGTTGACGGAATATGAAATTAGGGCCTACATCAATCTTTTAAGAGTGGGAGCGACAACTGCCGGGCAAATCAGTAAAGACGCCAATATACCTTACTCAAAGATATATGAGGTTCTTAATTCGCTTGAGAGAAAGGGCTGGGTTGAAAGTCGCTCTGAGAGACCTAAGAGGTATTATCCCAAGTCTCCTGTTGAGGCGGTTGAAGCTGAAAGGCTTAGGATTGAAAAAAGGATGAAGCATCTTAGCGAGAAAATTTTGGAAGAGCTGCAGCCACTTTACGTTAGGCGTGAAATTCGAGAGAAGCCGGACATCTGGATCCTACGTGGGGAGTTTGACGCTACAGCCAAACTAAAAGAGATAATTTTTGGGGCTGAGAGTGAAGCCATGTTGGCGCTACCTGCTTCTATCAAACCCTTAATTCAACTTATTAAAGAAAGCCTTATCCTAGCAAAGAGCCGGGGAGTAAAAGTATTCGTTTTGGTCTCAGATGGCTTTGAAGAGTATATTGATCTTCTCATGGGAATTGGTGAAGTAAGAAGACGAGATAACATGTTCGGCGGCGGTGTAATAGTAGATGGTCGTGAGGCGTTGCTTTATTTAGGCGATGCTAAGCATCCGTTAGTGATATGGGCCGATCATATTGGCTTAGTGAAATTTGCAAAGGACTATTTTCAGCATCTTTGGAATACCGCTAAAGATTTTGAATGA
- a CDS encoding ribonucleoprotein, with translation MEPSKKPLNMLTRELNGYIAIVLKNGVEYRGKMVHCDSYMNIILDGASEYNNGNLLAHYGQVLVRGNNILYIILNATPTKENAYKPPE, from the coding sequence ATGGAACCTAGCAAGAAACCTCTTAACATGTTAACTAGAGAGCTGAACGGTTACATTGCCATTGTGCTGAAAAATGGCGTTGAGTACAGAGGGAAAATGGTTCATTGTGACAGTTACATGAATATAATTTTGGATGGGGCGTCTGAATACAATAACGGCAACCTGCTTGCTCACTATGGTCAAGTTCTAGTCCGAGGAAACAATATTCTATACATAATTCTAAATGCTACACCAACGAAAGAGAATGCTTACAAACCACCAGAATAG